The Bradysia coprophila strain Holo2 chromosome X unlocalized genomic scaffold, BU_Bcop_v1 contig_371, whole genome shotgun sequence genomic sequence taaaaagtCGATCCGTAATTgtttttctattaattttgatttaaaatttcaaccaTGAAGGTGTTTGTGCTATTGCTAGCCGTTCTCGGCACTACTCTAggtaataataacaaaataaatcgTTTGATCAGCTAGAGACTCtcggaaataataaaatttaatttaaagcgGCAAAGTTGGATAAAACACCTTATTTGGATAAAACTCCAAATGGACTGGCAGCGTTACTCGCTGAAAAAGGGGGTATAGAAGTTGGCGAAATTGGTACACGCATTGTTGGAGGTGGGTCTCAATGGGAATAAATTATCTTCCGTGCAACACGCTTAcgtttttgtttctattttcaaaacaGGTGTCACTACACCAATTGAACAAGTTCCATACATCGTTTCCATgcaagtaaatgaaaatgttctcGAATCGTCGAAGAGccaaattttatcttttctttcTAATAACAGAGAAATAATGCTCATCGTTGTGGTGGTGCGATCATTAGTCCGACCAGAATCCTAACTGCAGCACATTGTCTGTTTGCAACGTTCTTTCCAATACCAGCCACTGAACTATCAGTTCGGGCTGGTTCGTCTAACAGCGCAGTAAGCTAAAATTGATCACGATTGGACCGACGTATCTCAAGTTAACTTAATGAAATCTCATTTATAAGTCAGGCGGTCAAGTCATTCAAGTTTTACGTTATGTCAATCATCCCCAATACAGTCATATCACATTAAACAATGACATAGCGGTAATGCATCTTGTATCGGCCTTGGATTTATCCCCTGCCGGTGTGGCTACTATTGGAATGCCGGCACAAAACGCTGGAGTTGCTGCAGGAACATTAGCACGAGTGTCTGGATGGGGTGCTTTATCGGAAGGTGGTGCAGGATCTATAACTTTGCAAGCCGTTAGCGTTCCAGTTGTCACCAACGCCGAATGTAATGCCTCATATGGTGGTGGCATCACTAATGGTATGCTTTGTGCCGGTTTCCCAGAAGGTAATTTGTGAAATTACACTGAATATTTGTACAAGATTTAATGTGACTTGTTTTTAGGAGGAAGAGACGCCTGTCAAGGTGACTCTGGTGGCCCGTTATCTGCTGGCAATCAAGTTATTGGTATTGTTTCATGGGGTCGAGGATGTGCCCGTCCAGGATTCCCAGGAGTGTACGCACGTGTTGCATTTTACAGAAGCTGGATCGATGAAAACTAATATtggcaaaattaaaatatttacggACTAATAAAAAGCGATTGCTTCTCTATACTTGcctattaaaaattaatttcgttttctttcaAATCATACCGTCAGTACGCATTCGAATTAGAAAGTATAACAAAGCGCTAAGTCAATTACCCTCTGCATGATTctacaaacaaaggaaaaaaggGGTATTTTGACAGAGTCTAAACAAAGCTTGTTTGCTAAAGAGGGTATTGGCAAAGTCCAAAGTAGGATTGATTGTGCGAAAGGAGGAGATGGTGTATGTCTCGAAAAAACGTGTATTTATGTAGGGAGAATTAGACGTCTAGGGAGAATGCACCAATCCTCGTTTGGGCCATAGAGATAAGGGCTTACGCATTTTAAGCGAATAGGTCCACTTCAGTAGGCACGAAGTTGAAACGTTCCacagaaagttgttgaaaattcCGATTATGTTTGAATGTTTGCTTACTTCATGTGGTATTATCGCCTAATCTGTGCCTTCTGTTGTCAGTACCATAAAAAGATAACAAATTTCTGACAATTATAGTCACTAAAATAATGATTGGTGTTGCAACTCTCGTttacaataataaattcaCAAGAAAATCAATAGGGGTTTATTAtgaaggttctgaaagaacaggttaagacatcCGTTAATGTTTTAATTTAGCCCAATTTAGTTTGCATCGATCTAGTTTCTATAATATGGTCGGCAAACCTCGATGTTCCCCTTGTGGCagtaaaatatatattaaactTCACCCTACAGCTATTAACATCAAGTAGTAATGGTTTGAGATCACAAATTCACATGCAAATTCACTCTACTACCACGAAAATAAAGGATCCGTCCGAAAGAACGGGACAaaacagtttttatttatttattaattgaacAATTCTCAgatcttcaaaaaaatttaaacacgACCCAACCTAGCCCCTAATGCCATAGAAATCATACTTCCACtgtaattcacgccgtaagtgcgtcgaaattcaaaatggaaagtgcatTTTCATATAGAGAAGcgttgaaatgaattttttggttcactttttcatcgaatcgttcacttaaaattcaaattttaggcacacttacggcgtgaattggtTTTTGTTCAATGTCATAATCATATAGTTTATTACACAAGATACAATTGGCATTATATGGTAGCGAGACCGAACGATTACGAAGAGATAGAACCAACGCAATTATGGAGTTAAACTGTCAGATCGTTGAAACTAGCGGGCCGAAACCCGAAACAGTAGAGTAGTATAGAGTATAGAGAAATAGCGAGCACGGCCTAAAACCATCTAATATTTCGTCAATTCTTGGTAAcggaaatttgtttaaaaaacaaaatggcggAATGTATGTCCTTGTATACTACTGTAGTCTTTCGGGAAATTTCTGGTTTTGACATTCAAGTGATTTTTAATCGCAATTAAGCGATTGGTGCTCTGGCACTCATTGGTCGAATTGTTTCTGTGTTCTCTACGACGTTGAGGATTTCATCGAAAACATTGGACGATTTGGGGTAAAAAACGAGTGGATTTGGCTTGGATCCAGGCTGGTCTGGTGAGTTGAATGAAAAGGACGAGCGTCTCAATGACAGTGGcaactaaataaaatttgatatgaACTGCAGAAAAATTCTTATTCCAAGGTAATTAAGAAATGTGGCATGAGAATGGACATGGATCGATTTGAATGGGCATCATCGTAATCTTATGAATTTGACAAAGGTGGAAATTGGTCTACGATGGAGGTCCGTCCTGATTTCGCTCTTCTGATCATTCCGTGAAGGATTTTCCGTTGCATATACAACCTAAAATCCATCGTGGATTTGCCCGTTGCATTTGTATCCTAAAATACGTTGCATTTGCAACCTATAGTCAGCCGTGCATTTGCCCATTGCATATGCAATCAATGTATAATCCGATGAATCTTATCGAGTGATCTTTGACCGTTTCATTCTGTTGtttgattcttttgaaaagaaatctttttgTAATTATATAGTTGAGCTGTGAGATCGTGAGCGGGCCGAAATAGTGGTCTTTAGGGAAATTCCTGGAGTTTTCAATCAATGTTATTGGAGTGCATTGATAGAACTCATTGTATTGTCCTGAAGtttcgacgacatgagtatcggcgacttcctgaagaaacggcgagtagtcgccgtttcttcaagaagtcgctgtttcttcaggaagtcaccg encodes the following:
- the LOC119069566 gene encoding trypsin-3-like, with the translated sequence MKVFVLLLAVLGTTLAAKLDKTPYLDKTPNGLAALLAEKGGIEVGEIGTRIVGGVTTPIEQVPYIVSMQRNNAHRCGGAIISPTRILTAAHCLFATFFPIPATELSVRAGSSNSASGGQVIQVLRYVNHPQYSHITLNNDIAVMHLVSALDLSPAGVATIGMPAQNAGVAAGTLARVSGWGALSEGGAGSITLQAVSVPVVTNAECNASYGGGITNGMLCAGFPEGGRDACQGDSGGPLSAGNQVIGIVSWGRGCARPGFPGVYARVAFYRSWIDEN